The following coding sequences are from one Ignavibacteria bacterium window:
- a CDS encoding class I SAM-dependent methyltransferase, whose translation MTISRDGNSIDCVEKIYSLHYSFFMQLVSHLISFFENDINYWKKRVRNYGKRSVLNIAHTEEEYEIVTQKQKDEIYPLFKSQLNGTERTVLDFGCGPGRFTNDLASMIQGKAIGVDPIAEILSFASNNADVSYKVMDEGKIPLDDCSADIVWCCLVLGGIKNKILKHTVKEINRVLNKHGLLFLIENTSEKPSGKHWVFRSVAEYQNYFSMFELSPLHNYDDVGERISILAGRK comes from the coding sequence TTGACAATATCTCGCGATGGAAATAGTATTGATTGCGTAGAGAAAATTTATTCACTTCATTATTCTTTCTTTATGCAATTAGTTTCACACTTGATTTCTTTTTTTGAAAACGATATAAATTATTGGAAGAAACGTGTACGCAATTATGGTAAACGTTCTGTGCTGAATATTGCGCATACAGAAGAAGAATACGAAATTGTTACTCAGAAACAGAAAGACGAGATTTACCCATTGTTTAAAAGCCAATTAAATGGAACAGAAAGAACAGTTCTTGATTTTGGATGTGGTCCTGGGCGATTCACGAATGATTTAGCTTCAATGATACAAGGAAAAGCAATTGGTGTTGATCCGATTGCGGAAATACTTTCGTTTGCTTCGAACAATGCTGATGTTAGTTACAAAGTGATGGACGAAGGAAAAATTCCTCTTGATGATTGTAGCGCTGATATCGTGTGGTGCTGTTTAGTGCTCGGTGGAATAAAAAATAAAATATTGAAACACACGGTAAAAGAAATAAACCGTGTTCTGAACAAGCACGGTCTTCTTTTTTTAATAGAAAATACAAGTGAAAAACCAAGCGGAAAACATTGGGTTTTTCGAAGTGTTGCAGAATACCAAAATTATTTTTCTATGTTTGAACTTTCGCCCTTGCATAACTATGATGATGTTGGTGAGAGAATTTCTATACTTGCAGGGAGAAAGTGA